The following proteins are encoded in a genomic region of bacterium:
- a CDS encoding 2-oxo acid dehydrogenase subunit E2 has protein sequence TQPVPAIPAAAPAAAPRGPVPAAPATRRFARELGIDINAVPGSGPGGRVGREDVERFAAAPAAAPAAPEEEVVAAPPAAIGAGIPFLEIEPLPDFAQEGPVEREPIRSIRRKVAKKMTTSMILVPHVAHIDEADVTTLDEFRRRERERRAGQPGARMSLLPFVVKAVAAGLAEFPMFNASLDPARGEIVYKKYYNVGVAVDSGHGLVVPVVRGADRKSVLEIAAEIEDLAARARAGKLDAAEMRGGTFTITNVGPLGGTALIPTINYPESAILGMATAKPKPVVHEGQIVARTILPLTLAFDHRVADGADAARFVGALVRRLSEPLSWLFTAK, from the coding sequence GACGCAGCCGGTCCCCGCGATTCCGGCCGCCGCGCCCGCCGCCGCGCCGCGCGGCCCAGTGCCCGCGGCGCCCGCGACGCGCCGCTTTGCGCGCGAGCTCGGCATCGACATCAACGCCGTCCCCGGCAGCGGCCCCGGCGGCCGCGTCGGCCGCGAGGACGTCGAGCGGTTCGCCGCGGCGCCCGCCGCCGCGCCCGCCGCGCCGGAAGAGGAAGTCGTCGCCGCGCCCCCCGCGGCCATCGGCGCCGGCATCCCGTTCCTCGAGATCGAGCCGCTCCCCGACTTCGCGCAGGAAGGCCCGGTGGAGCGCGAGCCGATCCGCTCGATCCGCCGCAAGGTCGCCAAGAAGATGACGACCTCGATGATCCTCGTGCCGCACGTCGCGCACATCGACGAGGCCGACGTGACGACGCTCGACGAGTTCCGCCGCCGCGAGCGGGAACGGCGCGCCGGGCAGCCGGGGGCGCGGATGTCGCTCCTCCCGTTCGTCGTCAAGGCGGTCGCCGCCGGGCTCGCCGAGTTCCCGATGTTCAACGCCAGCCTCGACCCGGCGCGCGGCGAGATCGTCTACAAGAAGTACTACAACGTCGGCGTGGCCGTCGATTCGGGGCACGGCCTCGTCGTGCCGGTCGTGCGGGGCGCCGACCGGAAGTCGGTGCTGGAGATCGCGGCGGAGATCGAGGACCTCGCGGCGCGGGCGCGCGCGGGGAAGCTCGACGCGGCGGAGATGCGCGGCGGCACCTTCACGATCACCAACGTCGGCCCGCTCGGCGGGACGGCGCTGATCCCGACGATCAACTACCCCGAGTCGGCGATCCTCGGCATGGCGACGGCGAAGCCGAAGCCGGTCGTGCACGAAGGGCAGATCGTCGCGCGGACGATCCTGCCGCTGACGCTCGCCTTCGACCACCGCGTGGCCGACGGCGCCGACGCGGCGCGCTTCGTCGGCGCGCTCGTGCGGCGCCTCTCCGAACCGCTCTCCTGGCTCTTCACCGCGAAGTGA
- the lpdA gene encoding dihydrolipoyl dehydrogenase, with amino-acid sequence MVMGTPTQEVDLAVVGGGPGGYVAAIRAASLGREVVVVEEREELGGVCLLEGCIPSKALIHVVETLAAAKEAKRMGLTFSGAKIDGEALRSFVKGVVSDLSKGVSGLFKRHGIEVVRGRARFERGDVLAVDGPEPTRLQFKHCIVAAGSRAAELPGSAGLGLWSNREAVGAPEIPERLLVVGAGYIGMELGMVYAGLGSRVTVVELLPQMLTGCDPDLAQIVARSAKKQFEEIVLGAKVAAIDKTSAGYAVGIEKDGAARTLEFDKVLVAVGRKPNTDGLGLENTAIVPDQRGFIHVDERLRTTAPNVYAIGDVTPGPMLAHRASAQGKAAAEVIAGLSGAAFDPRAVPAVVFTDPELAWAGLTETEAKERGIEVKVGKFPFAALGRAKGMGRTDGFAKILCDPASKLVLGVGIVGAHASDLIAEATLAIEMGATIEDLAATIHPHPTLSESLMEAAEVAADAAIHIYAAKK; translated from the coding sequence ATGGTGATGGGAACTCCGACGCAGGAAGTCGATCTGGCGGTTGTCGGCGGCGGCCCCGGCGGCTACGTCGCGGCGATCCGCGCGGCGAGCCTCGGGCGCGAGGTCGTGGTCGTCGAGGAGCGCGAGGAGCTGGGCGGCGTCTGCCTGCTCGAGGGGTGCATCCCCTCCAAGGCGCTGATCCACGTCGTCGAAACGCTCGCCGCGGCGAAGGAGGCCAAGCGGATGGGCCTGACCTTCTCCGGCGCGAAGATCGACGGCGAGGCGCTGCGGTCGTTCGTCAAAGGGGTCGTTTCCGACCTGTCCAAGGGGGTCTCCGGCCTCTTCAAGCGGCACGGCATCGAGGTCGTGCGCGGCCGCGCGCGGTTCGAGCGCGGCGACGTGCTGGCGGTGGACGGGCCGGAGCCGACGCGCCTGCAGTTCAAGCACTGCATCGTCGCCGCCGGCTCGCGCGCCGCGGAGCTGCCGGGGAGCGCGGGGCTCGGCCTCTGGAGCAACCGCGAGGCGGTCGGCGCGCCGGAGATCCCGGAGCGGCTGCTCGTCGTCGGCGCCGGCTACATCGGCATGGAGCTCGGCATGGTCTACGCCGGCCTCGGCTCGCGCGTCACGGTCGTCGAGCTGCTGCCGCAGATGCTGACCGGCTGCGACCCGGACCTCGCCCAGATCGTCGCCCGCTCGGCGAAGAAGCAGTTCGAGGAGATCGTCCTCGGGGCCAAGGTCGCGGCGATCGACAAGACGTCGGCCGGCTACGCGGTGGGGATCGAGAAGGACGGCGCCGCGCGCACTCTGGAGTTCGACAAGGTCCTCGTCGCCGTCGGGCGCAAACCGAACACCGACGGCCTCGGGCTGGAGAACACGGCGATCGTCCCCGACCAGCGCGGCTTCATCCACGTGGACGAGCGGCTGCGGACGACGGCGCCGAACGTCTACGCCATCGGCGACGTCACGCCGGGGCCGATGCTCGCCCACCGAGCGAGCGCGCAGGGGAAGGCCGCGGCGGAGGTGATCGCCGGCCTGTCCGGCGCGGCGTTCGACCCGCGCGCGGTGCCGGCGGTCGTCTTCACCGACCCGGAGCTGGCCTGGGCCGGCCTGACCGAGACCGAGGCGAAGGAGCGCGGGATCGAGGTCAAGGTCGGCAAGTTCCCGTTCGCCGCGCTGGGGCGGGCGAAGGGGATGGGGCGCACCGACGGGTTCGCCAAGATCCTCTGCGACCCGGCGAGCAAGCTCGTCCTCGGCGTCGGGATCGTCGGCGCGCACGCCTCCGACCTGATCGCCGAGGCGACGCTGGCGATCGAGATGGGGGCGACGATCGAGGACCTGGCGGCGACGATCCACCCGCACCCGACCCTCTCCGAGTCGCTGATGGAGGCGGCGGAGGTCGCCGCCGACGCGGCGATCCACATCTACGCGGCGAAGAAGTGA
- a CDS encoding lipoate--protein ligase family protein codes for MSAPAAERLVVGAYDLDDDLVAAAAAAARPLVRVAPAPRTMVVLGAGGKPEVELRAEACLADGVPVLRRGGGGCAVVLDPGNVIVSVVYRAPGFGGSPAHFARISAWLIDGLARCGVRGASVAAGSDLVVGERKFGGACIRRARGLLHYSTSLLVDPDLSLLPRYLAHPPREPEYRRGRGHLDFVRPLAALGPFRAASLAPALAAALDPAALAAQTAG; via the coding sequence GTGAGCGCCCCCGCGGCGGAGCGGCTCGTCGTCGGGGCCTACGACCTCGACGACGACCTCGTCGCCGCCGCGGCCGCGGCCGCGCGGCCGCTCGTGCGCGTCGCGCCGGCGCCGCGGACGATGGTCGTCCTCGGGGCCGGAGGGAAGCCGGAGGTCGAGCTGCGCGCGGAGGCCTGCCTCGCCGACGGCGTGCCGGTGCTGCGGCGGGGCGGCGGCGGCTGCGCCGTCGTCCTCGACCCGGGCAACGTGATCGTCTCCGTCGTCTACCGCGCCCCCGGCTTCGGCGGCTCCCCGGCCCACTTCGCGCGGATCTCCGCCTGGCTGATCGACGGCCTCGCGCGCTGCGGGGTGCGCGGGGCGTCGGTCGCCGCCGGCTCCGACCTCGTCGTCGGCGAGCGGAAGTTCGGCGGGGCCTGCATCCGCCGCGCGCGCGGCCTGCTCCACTACTCCACCTCGCTGCTCGTCGATCCCGACCTCTCGCTGCTGCCGCGCTACCTCGCCCACCCGCCGCGCGAACCGGAGTACCGCCGCGGCCGCGGCCACCTCGACTTCGTCCGGCCGCTCGCCGCGCTCGGCCCGTTTCGCGCCGCGTCGCTCGCCCCCGCCCTCGCCGCGGCCCTCGACCCCGCGGCGCTCGCCGCGCAGACGGCCGGTTAG